The sequence TCGGGTGCCGGAGCCCGTCGGTGACGAATCGCTGATTGCCGGCGATCAGCTCGGCGAGCGCCAGCCGCGGGGCGCCGGGCAGGTCTGCGGTCAGGAACTCCCGTTCCGGTCCCGGCTGCGCGCCGAGTGATCCGGGTCGGCTCATCCGGCTTCACCTCGTCTCTCGGTGGAATGCCTGGTCATCCCGGCCGACGCTGGTCGCGGGCTGCCATCACCGTCACACGCAGCGCAAGGCACGTCAAGCTATGCGTGATATACATTTCATGTGTCCGTCGGCGCTCGCCCATGGCGGGTGGGGTCGCGCGAGACGGGCGCGGCCCGAGCACCCGAACGGCAGGTCATACGATGGCGAACATGGCGACCACTGGCGAGCGGGAAAGCACCCGGAACTGGACTTTCCTCACGAACCACGCTCACGTACTACTCGCCATCGCCCGTAACCCCACCGCCCGGCTTCGCGACGTCGCGACCGAGGTGGGCGTCACCGAACGCGCCGCCCAGGCGATCGTCGCCGACCTGGAAGCAGGCGGCTACCTGCACCGCACCCGCGTCGGCCGGCGCAACGAGTACACCCTCAACCCGACCGGCCGGTTCCGCCACCCGGCGGAGGCCGACCGCCAGGTCGGCGACCTGTTGGCGCTGTTCACCAAGGAGCCGGTGACCGGCGCCGCCGATCACTGACCTGCCGACCGGGCACGAGCGACGCCGCCGACCGGGGGCGTCCGAACCGGACGACGTGGTGCGCTTCACGATCCGCGGCCGGTCGTGGCGGTGCGGTTCTCCGGCCACGGGGATAGGTTGAACCCGTGCCGTCCCTCGTGCTCGCCC is a genomic window of Micromonospora tarapacensis containing:
- a CDS encoding helix-turn-helix transcriptional regulator — translated: MANMATTGERESTRNWTFLTNHAHVLLAIARNPTARLRDVATEVGVTERAAQAIVADLEAGGYLHRTRVGRRNEYTLNPTGRFRHPAEADRQVGDLLALFTKEPVTGAADH